One part of the Vitis riparia cultivar Riparia Gloire de Montpellier isolate 1030 chromosome 6, EGFV_Vit.rip_1.0, whole genome shotgun sequence genome encodes these proteins:
- the LOC117916945 gene encoding ankyrin repeat-containing protein BDA1-like translates to MDPRLHQAARLGDLAALKSLLEEDPLLLEKVALSPSADTPLHVTTLAAKTDFAKEILLRMPNFAWELNQEGFSPLHIAAAMGNIEITRELLSLGPGLCLAKDKLGRTPLHWAAVKGRVEIAGGLLSHCYEAVREISDRGETALHLAVKNNQFEVLKVLVEKLGEDDRDQLINAQDDQGNTICKLAVAKGLVKAQKLLKNQSKQDKEVAEVSPQDVQNQELQTNQGTIQVTDPYPLHQQPNDSKRQAEAMILVVVSLIATVTYQAGLAPPPTIWKEDMKLDFDCMFRTPPEISLRGSTQYMPGIYILSFHVLQHGRILFLHLPPFLISGQGLCGSSPAHFPHLHGVHLHNFIPHHVAQCHHLPYDIPHYNHDLCLHSYQG, encoded by the exons ATGGATCCAAGACTACACCAGGCTGCAAGGCTGGGAGACCTTGCTGCTTTGAAATCACTATTAGAAGAAGATCCACTTCTCCTGGAAAAGGTTGCTCTATCACCCTCTGCTGACACTCCACTGCATGTCACTACGCTTGCTGCTAAAACAGACTTTGCAAAAGAGATTCTCCTTAGAATGCCAAACTTTGCATGGGAATTGAACCAAGAGGGGTTCAGTCCCTTGCACATAGCTGCAGCCATGGGCAACATTGAGATAACCAGAGAGCTGTTATCCCTGGGGCCGGGGCTCTGCCTTGCTAAGGACAAGCTGGGTCGAACTCCACTTCACTGGGCAGCTGTCAAAGGGAGGGTGGAGATAGCTGGGGGGTTGCTTTCCCACTGTTATGAGGCTGTTAGAGAAATAAGTGATAGAGGGGAGACTGCTCTTCACTTGGCTGTGAAGAACAACCAGTTTGAAGTGCTCAAAGTTTTGGTGGAAAAGCTTGGTGAGGATGATCGTGATCAGCTCATAAACGCCCAGGATGATCAAGGCAATACCATCTGTAAGTTGGCTGTGGCTAAGGGTCTGGTCaag GCACAAAAGTTACTCAAAAATCAAAGCAAGCAAGACAAGGAAGTTGCAGAGGTTTCTCCCCAAGATGTTCAAAACCAGGAACTTCAAACTAATCAGGGGACAATTCAAGTAACTGATCCCTACCCGTTGCACCAACAACCAAATGACTCTAAAAGACAGGCAGAGGCTATGATCCTAGTTGTGGTAAGTTTGATAGCAACAGTGACTTACCAAGCAGGCCTTGCCCCTCCTCCAACTATTTGGAAAGAGGACATGAAACTAGACTTCGACTGCATGTTCCGTACGCCACCGGAGATATCGTTAAGAGGGTCCACCCAATACATGCCCGGCATTTACATACTATCTTTTCATGTCCTTCAACACGGCCGGATTCTGTTCCTCCATCTTCCTCCTTTTCTCATATCGGGACAAGGCCTTTGTGGCAGCTCTCCTGCCCACTTCCCTCACCTGCATGGTGTTCACTTACATAACTTTATCCCTCACCATGTCGCCCAATGCCATCACCTTCCTTATGATATACCTCATTACAATCATGATCTTTGTCTACATTCTTATCAGGGTTAA